In Leptodesmis sichuanensis A121, the following are encoded in one genomic region:
- a CDS encoding ISAs1 family transposase: protein MQPTVKKTVKTIIHQGNDYLICVKANQKSLYERVQAISADCAPVSVYRSTESTRQRQVERIVEVFDCLAGIAPDWLGLRRLVRVQRQGRRQGKSYDQVSYYISSLATTARQFAIAIQGHWGIENRLHWVKDVVLSEDECPLKQGHAPANWGLIRSWAINLFRLQGHTSITKAQRRVAHDIEALLLLVQ, encoded by the coding sequence ATGCAGCCCACTGTCAAAAAAACAGTCAAGACCATCATCCACCAGGGCAACGATTATCTGATTTGCGTCAAGGCCAATCAAAAATCCTTGTACGAGCGAGTGCAGGCAATTAGCGCCGATTGTGCCCCGGTGAGCGTCTACCGCAGCACCGAATCTACTCGTCAGCGACAGGTAGAGCGAATCGTAGAAGTCTTTGACTGTTTAGCTGGGATTGCTCCAGATTGGCTAGGCTTACGGCGTCTGGTGCGAGTGCAACGTCAAGGACGGCGTCAGGGTAAGTCTTATGATCAGGTCAGTTACTACATCAGCAGTCTGGCCACGACTGCCCGACAGTTTGCCATAGCGATTCAGGGGCATTGGGGCATTGAGAATCGACTGCACTGGGTCAAAGACGTTGTGTTGAGTGAGGATGAGTGCCCCTTAAAACAGGGCCATGCCCCTGCCAACTGGGGTTTGATTCGCAGTTGGGCGATTAATTTGTTCCGCTTGCAGGGCCACACTTCAATCACCAAAGCGCAACGCCGAGTTGCACATGACATTGAAGCTCTTTTGCTACTCGTACAATGA
- a CDS encoding ISAs1 family transposase translates to MTLIEALQTVPDYRAKRGRRYQLWVILLLIVLGTLNGCTSYQALEEFAARHYAALVTHLQLSCSRLPSDSTIRRAMMGVDFTQLATAFTQWAAPLVEADEAGWFAVDGKALNGSIVAPCETHQQFINLVSVFSHARGLTVATDAYHSHQDSEIATVERLLGALNLEAVRYTLDAAHCQKNSQDHHPPGQRLSDLRQGQSKILVRASAGN, encoded by the coding sequence ATGACCTTAATCGAAGCCTTACAAACTGTGCCTGACTACCGAGCCAAACGCGGACGGCGTTACCAGTTGTGGGTGATTCTGTTGCTCATCGTCCTGGGCACTCTCAATGGCTGCACTAGCTATCAGGCGTTAGAGGAGTTCGCGGCGCGGCACTATGCGGCGTTGGTCACCCACTTGCAGTTGTCTTGTTCCCGGTTACCTTCCGATAGCACGATTCGACGTGCAATGATGGGAGTTGATTTCACCCAACTAGCGACGGCCTTTACTCAGTGGGCTGCTCCGCTGGTGGAAGCGGACGAAGCGGGCTGGTTTGCGGTGGACGGGAAAGCACTCAACGGCAGTATCGTGGCTCCTTGTGAAACCCATCAGCAGTTTATCAATCTGGTCTCGGTGTTTAGTCATGCACGGGGTCTGACGGTAGCAACGGACGCTTATCACAGCCATCAGGACAGCGAGATTGCAACAGTTGAGCGGTTACTGGGGGCATTGAACCTCGAAGCAGTGCGCTACACTCTCGATGCAGCCCACTGTCAAAAAAACAGTCAAGACCATCATCCACCAGGGCAACGATTATCTGATTTGCGTCAAGGCCAATCAAAAATCCTTGTACGAGCGAGTGCAGGCAATTAG